A section of the Cottoperca gobio chromosome 17, fCotGob3.1, whole genome shotgun sequence genome encodes:
- the LOC115023132 gene encoding serine/threonine-protein kinase MAK-like isoform X4, whose amino-acid sequence MTNCWTVWDCQGSLVKERQGSLWTMNRYATLKQLGDGTYGSVVLGKSNDTGELVAIKRMKRKFYSWDECLNLREVKSLKKLNHANVVKLREVIRENDYLYFVFEYMKENLYQLMKEREDKMFSEHEIRNILFQVLSGLAFVHKHGYFHRDMKPENLLCMGPELVKIADFGLAREIRSQPPYTDYVSTRWYRAPEVLLKSNSYSSPIDIWAVGCIMAELYTLRPLFPGNSEVDEIFKICQVLGTLKKSDWPEGYNLATSINFRFPKCVPTSLRSLIPNASNEAITLMKDMLQWDPEKRPSAAQALRYPYFHVGQALGAPLKYSEQHKAQAKMSEVASETKPLSLCKTDLEAGELSRTQTCSQSLQKPLQQILLPQDNTEQNTRQAMCLSTLTGGQQEPLSLVKNMQPRQASTRAAPTGAENSVTAVRTGRRRWGQTSYRSVDSWDDGDDADAGASISKKPTINSLKDRPSCRFPESKSNAGTKLPSNRADSTTLSAKQHYLRQSRYLPGINPKNNSSAGSQGVGRSPWGSSGVTRGQMLELPLNKDSFMSNPNNPNKTHVPPLQKTETGAARQRITLAPIGGSSALDLRVESKIKSSKSKTSSIEEYEGWRSRSLKPQIPGSSATGRNTFPKTTNLHPVHGRVDWTAKYGGNQ is encoded by the exons ATGACCAACTGTTGGACTGTGTGGGACTGTCAAGGCTCCTTGGTGAAGGAGAGGCAAGGCTCTCTGTGGACGATGAACCGATACGCTACGCTAAAGCAGCTGGGGGATGGCACGTATGGCAGCGTGGTCCTGGGAAAGAGCAACGACACCGGGGAGCTGGTGGCCATAAAGAG AATGAAGAGGAAGTTTTATTCTTGGGATGAGTGCTTGAATCTAAGAGAAGTGAAG TCACTGAAGAAGCTGAACCACGCCAATGTGGTGAAACTGAGGGAAGTCATCAGAGAAAACGACTACCTCTACTTTGTCTTTGAGTATATGAAAGAAAACCTCTATCAGCTCATGAAGGAAAG GGAAGATAAGATGTTTTCTGAACATGAGATAAGGAACATTCTGTTCCAAGTATTGTCTGGCTTAGCGTTTGTGCATAAGCACG GGTATTTTCATCGTGATATGAAACCGGAGAACTTGCTCTGCATGGGCCCGGAGCTGGTTAAGATCGCTGATTTTGGACTAGCCAGAGAAATCCGCTCGCAGCCACCTTACACCGATTATGTGTCCACAAGATG GTACCGAGCCCCAGAGGTTCTGCTGAAGTCTAACTCCTACAGCTCACCCATCGACATCTGGGCCGTGGGCTGCATCATGGCGGAGCTCTACACACTCAGACCCCTGTTCCCTGGCAACAGCGAGGTGGACGAGATCTTCAAGATCTGTCAGGTGCTGGGAACGCTGAAGAAG TCAGACTGGCCTGAGGGCTACAACCTTGCCACCTCCATCAACTTCCGCTTCCCAAAGTGCGTCCCCACCAGCCTCAGATCCCTGATCCCCAACGCCAGCAACGAGGCGATCACACTGATGAAGGACATGCTGCAGTGGGACCCTGAGAAACGACCAAGTGCTGCTcag GCTCTACGGTATCCATACTTCCATGTCGGCCAGGCGCTCGGTGCTCCTCTGAAGTACTCAGAGCAGCACAAAGCTCAGGCAAAGATGTCCGAGGTGGCTTCAGAAACAaagcctctgtctctctgtaagACGGACCTAGAAGCCGGTGAGTTAAGTAGGACACAGACCTGCAGCCAATCTCTCCAAAAGCCCCTTCAGCAGATACTTCTACCTCAGGACAACACGGAGCAAAACACAAGACAAGCGATGTGTTTGTCCACGCTGACAGGGGGGCAGCAGGAACCTCTCAGCCTGGTGAAGAACATGCAACCAAGGCAGGCT TCTACAAGAGCAGCTCCCACAGGAGCAGAGAACAGCGTGACCGCAGTGAGGACAGGACGTCGCCGCTGGGGACAGACGTCTTACAGGTCCGTCGACAGCTGGGACGACGGTGACGACGCAGACGCTGGAGCCTCCATCTCCAAAAAACCCACCATCAACTCTCTGAAGGACAGGCCCAGCTGTCG ATTTCCGGAGTCAAAGAGCAACGCAGGAACAAAGCTGCCGAGCAACAGAGCTGACTCCACCACCTTGTCTGCCAAGCAGCACTACCTCCGCCAGTCCAGATATCTGCCTG GCATAAATCCAAAAAACAACTCCTCAGCAGGAAGCCAGGGTGTCGGCAGAAGCCCGTGGGGCAGCTCGGGTGTAACCAGAGGACAGATGCTGGAGCTTCCTCTAAATAAAG ACTCCTTCATGAGCAATCCCAACAACCCAAACAAGACTCACGTGCCACCTCTTCAGAAGACTGAAACAGGAGCGGCGAGGCAGAGGATTACTCTGGCCCCGATAGGAGGCAGCTCTGCTC TTGATCTAAGAGTTGAGTCCAAAATCAAATCGTCCAAGAGCAAGACCTCctcaattgaag AATATGAAGGGTGGAGGAGCAGATCTCTGAAACCTCAGATCCCTGGATCCAGCGCCACAGGGAGGAACACTTTTCCAAAGACCACAAACTTGCATCCAGTGCACGGACGAGTAGACTGGACCGCCAAATACGGAGGCAACCAGTAG
- the LOC115023132 gene encoding serine/threonine-protein kinase MAK-like isoform X1: MTNCWTVWDCQGSLVKERQGSLWTMNRYATLKQLGDGTYGSVVLGKSNDTGELVAIKRMKRKFYSWDECLNLREVKSLKKLNHANVVKLREVIRENDYLYFVFEYMKENLYQLMKEREDKMFSEHEIRNILFQVLSGLAFVHKHGYFHRDMKPENLLCMGPELVKIADFGLAREIRSQPPYTDYVSTRWYRAPEVLLKSNSYSSPIDIWAVGCIMAELYTLRPLFPGNSEVDEIFKICQVLGTLKKSDWPEGYNLATSINFRFPKCVPTSLRSLIPNASNEAITLMKDMLQWDPEKRPSAAQALRYPYFHVGQALGAPLKYSEQHKAQAKMSEVASETKPLSLCKTDLEAGELSRTQTCSQSLQKPLQQILLPQDNTEQNTRQAMCLSTLTGGQQEPLSLVKNMQPRQASTRAAPTGAENSVTAVRTGRRRWGQTSYRSVDSWDDGDDADAGASISKKPTINSLKDRPSCRFPESKSNAGTKLPSNRADSTTLSAKQHYLRQSRYLPGINPKNNSSAGSQGVGRSPWGSSGVTRGQMLELPLNKDISRPKLTDKQPVKEKTLEDLHFSKDSFMSNPNNPNKTHVPPLQKTETGAARQRITLAPIGGSSALDLRVESKIKSSKSKTSSIEEYEGWRSRSLKPQIPGSSATGRNTFPKTTNLHPVHGRVDWTAKYGGNQ, translated from the exons ATGACCAACTGTTGGACTGTGTGGGACTGTCAAGGCTCCTTGGTGAAGGAGAGGCAAGGCTCTCTGTGGACGATGAACCGATACGCTACGCTAAAGCAGCTGGGGGATGGCACGTATGGCAGCGTGGTCCTGGGAAAGAGCAACGACACCGGGGAGCTGGTGGCCATAAAGAG AATGAAGAGGAAGTTTTATTCTTGGGATGAGTGCTTGAATCTAAGAGAAGTGAAG TCACTGAAGAAGCTGAACCACGCCAATGTGGTGAAACTGAGGGAAGTCATCAGAGAAAACGACTACCTCTACTTTGTCTTTGAGTATATGAAAGAAAACCTCTATCAGCTCATGAAGGAAAG GGAAGATAAGATGTTTTCTGAACATGAGATAAGGAACATTCTGTTCCAAGTATTGTCTGGCTTAGCGTTTGTGCATAAGCACG GGTATTTTCATCGTGATATGAAACCGGAGAACTTGCTCTGCATGGGCCCGGAGCTGGTTAAGATCGCTGATTTTGGACTAGCCAGAGAAATCCGCTCGCAGCCACCTTACACCGATTATGTGTCCACAAGATG GTACCGAGCCCCAGAGGTTCTGCTGAAGTCTAACTCCTACAGCTCACCCATCGACATCTGGGCCGTGGGCTGCATCATGGCGGAGCTCTACACACTCAGACCCCTGTTCCCTGGCAACAGCGAGGTGGACGAGATCTTCAAGATCTGTCAGGTGCTGGGAACGCTGAAGAAG TCAGACTGGCCTGAGGGCTACAACCTTGCCACCTCCATCAACTTCCGCTTCCCAAAGTGCGTCCCCACCAGCCTCAGATCCCTGATCCCCAACGCCAGCAACGAGGCGATCACACTGATGAAGGACATGCTGCAGTGGGACCCTGAGAAACGACCAAGTGCTGCTcag GCTCTACGGTATCCATACTTCCATGTCGGCCAGGCGCTCGGTGCTCCTCTGAAGTACTCAGAGCAGCACAAAGCTCAGGCAAAGATGTCCGAGGTGGCTTCAGAAACAaagcctctgtctctctgtaagACGGACCTAGAAGCCGGTGAGTTAAGTAGGACACAGACCTGCAGCCAATCTCTCCAAAAGCCCCTTCAGCAGATACTTCTACCTCAGGACAACACGGAGCAAAACACAAGACAAGCGATGTGTTTGTCCACGCTGACAGGGGGGCAGCAGGAACCTCTCAGCCTGGTGAAGAACATGCAACCAAGGCAGGCT TCTACAAGAGCAGCTCCCACAGGAGCAGAGAACAGCGTGACCGCAGTGAGGACAGGACGTCGCCGCTGGGGACAGACGTCTTACAGGTCCGTCGACAGCTGGGACGACGGTGACGACGCAGACGCTGGAGCCTCCATCTCCAAAAAACCCACCATCAACTCTCTGAAGGACAGGCCCAGCTGTCG ATTTCCGGAGTCAAAGAGCAACGCAGGAACAAAGCTGCCGAGCAACAGAGCTGACTCCACCACCTTGTCTGCCAAGCAGCACTACCTCCGCCAGTCCAGATATCTGCCTG GCATAAATCCAAAAAACAACTCCTCAGCAGGAAGCCAGGGTGTCGGCAGAAGCCCGTGGGGCAGCTCGGGTGTAACCAGAGGACAGATGCTGGAGCTTCCTCTAAATAAAG ACATTAGTCGTCCCAAGTTAACAGATAAGCAGCCTGTAAAAGAAAAGACCCTGGAGGATCTTCATTTTTCCAAAG ACTCCTTCATGAGCAATCCCAACAACCCAAACAAGACTCACGTGCCACCTCTTCAGAAGACTGAAACAGGAGCGGCGAGGCAGAGGATTACTCTGGCCCCGATAGGAGGCAGCTCTGCTC TTGATCTAAGAGTTGAGTCCAAAATCAAATCGTCCAAGAGCAAGACCTCctcaattgaag AATATGAAGGGTGGAGGAGCAGATCTCTGAAACCTCAGATCCCTGGATCCAGCGCCACAGGGAGGAACACTTTTCCAAAGACCACAAACTTGCATCCAGTGCACGGACGAGTAGACTGGACCGCCAAATACGGAGGCAACCAGTAG
- the LOC115023132 gene encoding serine/threonine-protein kinase MAK-like isoform X3 — MNRYATLKQLGDGTYGSVVLGKSNDTGELVAIKRMKRKFYSWDECLNLREVKSLKKLNHANVVKLREVIRENDYLYFVFEYMKENLYQLMKEREDKMFSEHEIRNILFQVLSGLAFVHKHGYFHRDMKPENLLCMGPELVKIADFGLAREIRSQPPYTDYVSTRWYRAPEVLLKSNSYSSPIDIWAVGCIMAELYTLRPLFPGNSEVDEIFKICQVLGTLKKSDWPEGYNLATSINFRFPKCVPTSLRSLIPNASNEAITLMKDMLQWDPEKRPSAAQALRYPYFHVGQALGAPLKYSEQHKAQAKMSEVASETKPLSLCKTDLEAGELSRTQTCSQSLQKPLQQILLPQDNTEQNTRQAMCLSTLTGGQQEPLSLVKNMQPRQASTRAAPTGAENSVTAVRTGRRRWGQTSYRSVDSWDDGDDADAGASISKKPTINSLKDRPSCRFPESKSNAGTKLPSNRADSTTLSAKQHYLRQSRYLPGINPKNNSSAGSQGVGRSPWGSSGVTRGQMLELPLNKDISRPKLTDKQPVKEKTLEDLHFSKDSFMSNPNNPNKTHVPPLQKTETGAARQRITLAPIGGSSALDLRVESKIKSSKSKTSSIEEYEGWRSRSLKPQIPGSSATGRNTFPKTTNLHPVHGRVDWTAKYGGNQ, encoded by the exons ATGAACCGATACGCTACGCTAAAGCAGCTGGGGGATGGCACGTATGGCAGCGTGGTCCTGGGAAAGAGCAACGACACCGGGGAGCTGGTGGCCATAAAGAG AATGAAGAGGAAGTTTTATTCTTGGGATGAGTGCTTGAATCTAAGAGAAGTGAAG TCACTGAAGAAGCTGAACCACGCCAATGTGGTGAAACTGAGGGAAGTCATCAGAGAAAACGACTACCTCTACTTTGTCTTTGAGTATATGAAAGAAAACCTCTATCAGCTCATGAAGGAAAG GGAAGATAAGATGTTTTCTGAACATGAGATAAGGAACATTCTGTTCCAAGTATTGTCTGGCTTAGCGTTTGTGCATAAGCACG GGTATTTTCATCGTGATATGAAACCGGAGAACTTGCTCTGCATGGGCCCGGAGCTGGTTAAGATCGCTGATTTTGGACTAGCCAGAGAAATCCGCTCGCAGCCACCTTACACCGATTATGTGTCCACAAGATG GTACCGAGCCCCAGAGGTTCTGCTGAAGTCTAACTCCTACAGCTCACCCATCGACATCTGGGCCGTGGGCTGCATCATGGCGGAGCTCTACACACTCAGACCCCTGTTCCCTGGCAACAGCGAGGTGGACGAGATCTTCAAGATCTGTCAGGTGCTGGGAACGCTGAAGAAG TCAGACTGGCCTGAGGGCTACAACCTTGCCACCTCCATCAACTTCCGCTTCCCAAAGTGCGTCCCCACCAGCCTCAGATCCCTGATCCCCAACGCCAGCAACGAGGCGATCACACTGATGAAGGACATGCTGCAGTGGGACCCTGAGAAACGACCAAGTGCTGCTcag GCTCTACGGTATCCATACTTCCATGTCGGCCAGGCGCTCGGTGCTCCTCTGAAGTACTCAGAGCAGCACAAAGCTCAGGCAAAGATGTCCGAGGTGGCTTCAGAAACAaagcctctgtctctctgtaagACGGACCTAGAAGCCGGTGAGTTAAGTAGGACACAGACCTGCAGCCAATCTCTCCAAAAGCCCCTTCAGCAGATACTTCTACCTCAGGACAACACGGAGCAAAACACAAGACAAGCGATGTGTTTGTCCACGCTGACAGGGGGGCAGCAGGAACCTCTCAGCCTGGTGAAGAACATGCAACCAAGGCAGGCT TCTACAAGAGCAGCTCCCACAGGAGCAGAGAACAGCGTGACCGCAGTGAGGACAGGACGTCGCCGCTGGGGACAGACGTCTTACAGGTCCGTCGACAGCTGGGACGACGGTGACGACGCAGACGCTGGAGCCTCCATCTCCAAAAAACCCACCATCAACTCTCTGAAGGACAGGCCCAGCTGTCG ATTTCCGGAGTCAAAGAGCAACGCAGGAACAAAGCTGCCGAGCAACAGAGCTGACTCCACCACCTTGTCTGCCAAGCAGCACTACCTCCGCCAGTCCAGATATCTGCCTG GCATAAATCCAAAAAACAACTCCTCAGCAGGAAGCCAGGGTGTCGGCAGAAGCCCGTGGGGCAGCTCGGGTGTAACCAGAGGACAGATGCTGGAGCTTCCTCTAAATAAAG ACATTAGTCGTCCCAAGTTAACAGATAAGCAGCCTGTAAAAGAAAAGACCCTGGAGGATCTTCATTTTTCCAAAG ACTCCTTCATGAGCAATCCCAACAACCCAAACAAGACTCACGTGCCACCTCTTCAGAAGACTGAAACAGGAGCGGCGAGGCAGAGGATTACTCTGGCCCCGATAGGAGGCAGCTCTGCTC TTGATCTAAGAGTTGAGTCCAAAATCAAATCGTCCAAGAGCAAGACCTCctcaattgaag AATATGAAGGGTGGAGGAGCAGATCTCTGAAACCTCAGATCCCTGGATCCAGCGCCACAGGGAGGAACACTTTTCCAAAGACCACAAACTTGCATCCAGTGCACGGACGAGTAGACTGGACCGCCAAATACGGAGGCAACCAGTAG
- the LOC115023132 gene encoding serine/threonine-protein kinase MAK-like isoform X2, with product MTNCWTVWDCQGSLVKERQGSLWTMNRYATLKQLGDGTYGSVVLGKSNDTGELVAIKRMKRKFYSWDECLNLREVKSLKKLNHANVVKLREVIRENDYLYFVFEYMKENLYQLMKERNKLFPESLVRNMTFQILQGLSFIHKHGYFHRDMKPENLLCMGPELVKIADFGLAREIRSQPPYTDYVSTRWYRAPEVLLKSNSYSSPIDIWAVGCIMAELYTLRPLFPGNSEVDEIFKICQVLGTLKKSDWPEGYNLATSINFRFPKCVPTSLRSLIPNASNEAITLMKDMLQWDPEKRPSAAQALRYPYFHVGQALGAPLKYSEQHKAQAKMSEVASETKPLSLCKTDLEAGELSRTQTCSQSLQKPLQQILLPQDNTEQNTRQAMCLSTLTGGQQEPLSLVKNMQPRQASTRAAPTGAENSVTAVRTGRRRWGQTSYRSVDSWDDGDDADAGASISKKPTINSLKDRPSCRFPESKSNAGTKLPSNRADSTTLSAKQHYLRQSRYLPGINPKNNSSAGSQGVGRSPWGSSGVTRGQMLELPLNKDISRPKLTDKQPVKEKTLEDLHFSKDSFMSNPNNPNKTHVPPLQKTETGAARQRITLAPIGGSSALDLRVESKIKSSKSKTSSIEEYEGWRSRSLKPQIPGSSATGRNTFPKTTNLHPVHGRVDWTAKYGGNQ from the exons ATGACCAACTGTTGGACTGTGTGGGACTGTCAAGGCTCCTTGGTGAAGGAGAGGCAAGGCTCTCTGTGGACGATGAACCGATACGCTACGCTAAAGCAGCTGGGGGATGGCACGTATGGCAGCGTGGTCCTGGGAAAGAGCAACGACACCGGGGAGCTGGTGGCCATAAAGAG AATGAAGAGGAAGTTTTATTCTTGGGATGAGTGCTTGAATCTAAGAGAAGTGAAG TCACTGAAGAAGCTGAACCACGCCAATGTGGTGAAACTGAGGGAAGTCATCAGAGAAAACGACTACCTCTACTTTGTCTTTGAGTATATGAAAGAAAACCTCTATCAGCTCATGAAGGAAAG AAACAAGTTGTTCCCTGAGTCACTCGTCAGAAACATGACATTTCAGATATTACAGGGACTGTCCTTTATTCATAAACATG GGTATTTTCATCGTGATATGAAACCGGAGAACTTGCTCTGCATGGGCCCGGAGCTGGTTAAGATCGCTGATTTTGGACTAGCCAGAGAAATCCGCTCGCAGCCACCTTACACCGATTATGTGTCCACAAGATG GTACCGAGCCCCAGAGGTTCTGCTGAAGTCTAACTCCTACAGCTCACCCATCGACATCTGGGCCGTGGGCTGCATCATGGCGGAGCTCTACACACTCAGACCCCTGTTCCCTGGCAACAGCGAGGTGGACGAGATCTTCAAGATCTGTCAGGTGCTGGGAACGCTGAAGAAG TCAGACTGGCCTGAGGGCTACAACCTTGCCACCTCCATCAACTTCCGCTTCCCAAAGTGCGTCCCCACCAGCCTCAGATCCCTGATCCCCAACGCCAGCAACGAGGCGATCACACTGATGAAGGACATGCTGCAGTGGGACCCTGAGAAACGACCAAGTGCTGCTcag GCTCTACGGTATCCATACTTCCATGTCGGCCAGGCGCTCGGTGCTCCTCTGAAGTACTCAGAGCAGCACAAAGCTCAGGCAAAGATGTCCGAGGTGGCTTCAGAAACAaagcctctgtctctctgtaagACGGACCTAGAAGCCGGTGAGTTAAGTAGGACACAGACCTGCAGCCAATCTCTCCAAAAGCCCCTTCAGCAGATACTTCTACCTCAGGACAACACGGAGCAAAACACAAGACAAGCGATGTGTTTGTCCACGCTGACAGGGGGGCAGCAGGAACCTCTCAGCCTGGTGAAGAACATGCAACCAAGGCAGGCT TCTACAAGAGCAGCTCCCACAGGAGCAGAGAACAGCGTGACCGCAGTGAGGACAGGACGTCGCCGCTGGGGACAGACGTCTTACAGGTCCGTCGACAGCTGGGACGACGGTGACGACGCAGACGCTGGAGCCTCCATCTCCAAAAAACCCACCATCAACTCTCTGAAGGACAGGCCCAGCTGTCG ATTTCCGGAGTCAAAGAGCAACGCAGGAACAAAGCTGCCGAGCAACAGAGCTGACTCCACCACCTTGTCTGCCAAGCAGCACTACCTCCGCCAGTCCAGATATCTGCCTG GCATAAATCCAAAAAACAACTCCTCAGCAGGAAGCCAGGGTGTCGGCAGAAGCCCGTGGGGCAGCTCGGGTGTAACCAGAGGACAGATGCTGGAGCTTCCTCTAAATAAAG ACATTAGTCGTCCCAAGTTAACAGATAAGCAGCCTGTAAAAGAAAAGACCCTGGAGGATCTTCATTTTTCCAAAG ACTCCTTCATGAGCAATCCCAACAACCCAAACAAGACTCACGTGCCACCTCTTCAGAAGACTGAAACAGGAGCGGCGAGGCAGAGGATTACTCTGGCCCCGATAGGAGGCAGCTCTGCTC TTGATCTAAGAGTTGAGTCCAAAATCAAATCGTCCAAGAGCAAGACCTCctcaattgaag AATATGAAGGGTGGAGGAGCAGATCTCTGAAACCTCAGATCCCTGGATCCAGCGCCACAGGGAGGAACACTTTTCCAAAGACCACAAACTTGCATCCAGTGCACGGACGAGTAGACTGGACCGCCAAATACGGAGGCAACCAGTAG
- the LOC115023132 gene encoding serine/threonine-protein kinase ICK-like isoform X5 encodes MTNCWTVWDCQGSLVKERQGSLWTMNRYATLKQLGDGTYGSVVLGKSNDTGELVAIKRMKRKFYSWDECLNLREVKSLKKLNHANVVKLREVIRENDYLYFVFEYMKENLYQLMKERYRAPEVLLKSNSYSSPIDIWAVGCIMAELYTLRPLFPGNSEVDEIFKICQVLGTLKKSDWPEGYNLATSINFRFPKCVPTSLRSLIPNASNEAITLMKDMLQWDPEKRPSAAQALRYPYFHVGQALGAPLKYSEQHKAQAKMSEVASETKPLSLCKTDLEAGELSRTQTCSQSLQKPLQQILLPQDNTEQNTRQAMCLSTLTGGQQEPLSLVKNMQPRQASTRAAPTGAENSVTAVRTGRRRWGQTSYRSVDSWDDGDDADAGASISKKPTINSLKDRPSCRFPESKSNAGTKLPSNRADSTTLSAKQHYLRQSRYLPGINPKNNSSAGSQGVGRSPWGSSGVTRGQMLELPLNKDISRPKLTDKQPVKEKTLEDLHFSKDSFMSNPNNPNKTHVPPLQKTETGAARQRITLAPIGGSSALDLRVESKIKSSKSKTSSIEEYEGWRSRSLKPQIPGSSATGRNTFPKTTNLHPVHGRVDWTAKYGGNQ; translated from the exons ATGACCAACTGTTGGACTGTGTGGGACTGTCAAGGCTCCTTGGTGAAGGAGAGGCAAGGCTCTCTGTGGACGATGAACCGATACGCTACGCTAAAGCAGCTGGGGGATGGCACGTATGGCAGCGTGGTCCTGGGAAAGAGCAACGACACCGGGGAGCTGGTGGCCATAAAGAG AATGAAGAGGAAGTTTTATTCTTGGGATGAGTGCTTGAATCTAAGAGAAGTGAAG TCACTGAAGAAGCTGAACCACGCCAATGTGGTGAAACTGAGGGAAGTCATCAGAGAAAACGACTACCTCTACTTTGTCTTTGAGTATATGAAAGAAAACCTCTATCAGCTCATGAAGGAAAG GTACCGAGCCCCAGAGGTTCTGCTGAAGTCTAACTCCTACAGCTCACCCATCGACATCTGGGCCGTGGGCTGCATCATGGCGGAGCTCTACACACTCAGACCCCTGTTCCCTGGCAACAGCGAGGTGGACGAGATCTTCAAGATCTGTCAGGTGCTGGGAACGCTGAAGAAG TCAGACTGGCCTGAGGGCTACAACCTTGCCACCTCCATCAACTTCCGCTTCCCAAAGTGCGTCCCCACCAGCCTCAGATCCCTGATCCCCAACGCCAGCAACGAGGCGATCACACTGATGAAGGACATGCTGCAGTGGGACCCTGAGAAACGACCAAGTGCTGCTcag GCTCTACGGTATCCATACTTCCATGTCGGCCAGGCGCTCGGTGCTCCTCTGAAGTACTCAGAGCAGCACAAAGCTCAGGCAAAGATGTCCGAGGTGGCTTCAGAAACAaagcctctgtctctctgtaagACGGACCTAGAAGCCGGTGAGTTAAGTAGGACACAGACCTGCAGCCAATCTCTCCAAAAGCCCCTTCAGCAGATACTTCTACCTCAGGACAACACGGAGCAAAACACAAGACAAGCGATGTGTTTGTCCACGCTGACAGGGGGGCAGCAGGAACCTCTCAGCCTGGTGAAGAACATGCAACCAAGGCAGGCT TCTACAAGAGCAGCTCCCACAGGAGCAGAGAACAGCGTGACCGCAGTGAGGACAGGACGTCGCCGCTGGGGACAGACGTCTTACAGGTCCGTCGACAGCTGGGACGACGGTGACGACGCAGACGCTGGAGCCTCCATCTCCAAAAAACCCACCATCAACTCTCTGAAGGACAGGCCCAGCTGTCG ATTTCCGGAGTCAAAGAGCAACGCAGGAACAAAGCTGCCGAGCAACAGAGCTGACTCCACCACCTTGTCTGCCAAGCAGCACTACCTCCGCCAGTCCAGATATCTGCCTG GCATAAATCCAAAAAACAACTCCTCAGCAGGAAGCCAGGGTGTCGGCAGAAGCCCGTGGGGCAGCTCGGGTGTAACCAGAGGACAGATGCTGGAGCTTCCTCTAAATAAAG ACATTAGTCGTCCCAAGTTAACAGATAAGCAGCCTGTAAAAGAAAAGACCCTGGAGGATCTTCATTTTTCCAAAG ACTCCTTCATGAGCAATCCCAACAACCCAAACAAGACTCACGTGCCACCTCTTCAGAAGACTGAAACAGGAGCGGCGAGGCAGAGGATTACTCTGGCCCCGATAGGAGGCAGCTCTGCTC TTGATCTAAGAGTTGAGTCCAAAATCAAATCGTCCAAGAGCAAGACCTCctcaattgaag AATATGAAGGGTGGAGGAGCAGATCTCTGAAACCTCAGATCCCTGGATCCAGCGCCACAGGGAGGAACACTTTTCCAAAGACCACAAACTTGCATCCAGTGCACGGACGAGTAGACTGGACCGCCAAATACGGAGGCAACCAGTAG